The Caulobacter sp. FWC2 region CCTGACCGGCGCGATCATCATCTCGCTGGGTCACGACTACGCCGGTTTGTTCAGCAATAACGACGGCTTGTCGGAGAAACTTCTCGCCGCCGGCAAGGGCGAGCGCGAGCCCCTGTGGCGCCTGCCGCTGCCGGCGTCCTATGAGAAGCAGATCGAAAGCCCGATCGCCGACATGAAGAACATCGGCGGCCGCCCGGCCGGCTCGATCACGGCGGGCCTGTTCCTGCAGCGCTTCGTCAACAATGTGCCGTGGGCTCACCTCGACATCGCCTCGGTGGCCTGGAAGAAGCCCTCCACCGACCCGACCGTCCCGGACGGCGCGGCCGGCTACGGCGTGCGCCTGCTCAACCGCCTCGTCGCCGACGCCTACGAAGGCTGAGCATGACCGCCGCGCCGTGCGAGGTCTGGTTCTACCACCTGGAGCGTTCGCCGCTCGAGGCGGTGCTGCCCGAGCTTCTGGAAAAGACGCTGGGCAGGGGCTGGAAGGCGCTGGTGCGCGGCGGCGATCCCCGTCGGATGGAGGCGCTGGACCAGCACCTGTGGACCTGGCGCGAAGACAGCTTCCTGCCGCACGGCCTGGCCAGCGAGCCGATGGCCGAGCGCCAGCCCGTGCTGCTGACCGCCGAGGACGGCAACCCGAACGCCGGTGACGCGCTGTTCCTGATCGACGGGGCCGAGCCGGGCGATCTGGCCGGGGTTTCGCGCTGCATCCTGCTGTTCGACGGCCGGGATGACCAGGCGCTGGCCATGGCGCGCGGACGCTGGTCCGTCTTCAAGAAGGCCGGGCATCCGGTGTCCTACTGGCGCCAGGGCGCCGAACGCGGTTGGGAGAAGCAGGCATGATGCGCGTGATCTCGGGTATCGGGGCCGCAATGGCTTTGGGTCTGGTCCTGGCCTCGTGCTCCAGCGCGCCCGAGCCGGCCCCTCCGCCGCCGCCCAGCACGCCCACCGCGCCGCCGGCCATCGCGCTGCCCGCCAAGCCGCCGGCCTCGTCGTCGGAAGCGGCCAAGGACCAATGCGGCCTGAAAGATGCTCAGGCCTTCGTCGGCAAGCCGCGCACCAGCCTGCCAGCGCCGGTCGACCCGTCGCGCTGGCGCGTGGCCTGCACGACCTGCCCGGTGACCATGGACTACCGCGCCGATCGCCTGAATATCCTGTTCAACGCGGATACAGGCGTCGTCCAGGAAGTGAAGTGCGGTTAGAAAACATGGTCTTCCAAGCTTTTCTGGCGTTTTCCCGGTTCCGATGAAATAACCGACTCGCCGGGGATTCTGCGCCGGCTGGTTCAGCGCATGGTCGACCTCCCGAAGATCGGATCCAAGACCGATGATAACTTGGCGGCCACCTTGCTGGCCGCCGTCGGCGTCGCCTTTGGTTTCGCCGGCTTAGCTTATCTCTGCGTCGAGATTCCCCGCGCCTACGATCACGTTACGCCCATCTGGCTGTCGAACGGCTTTCTGGCCGCGTGCCTGCTGTCGTCGCCGACGCGGCGGTGGCCCGCGCTGGTGGTCGGCGCGCTGCTGGGCGCCCTGGCGGCCGGCGCCCATGCCGGCGACAGGCCGACGCTCAACGCCATCTTGACCACCCTGAATGTCTCCCAAGGCCTGATGGCCGCTGTCGCGGTGCGCCGGATGACGGGCGAGGCGATCGACCTGGGCCGGCCGCGCGACATGCTGGCCTTCGTCCTTCTGGGCGGCTTCCTGGCGCCGACGATCTTGGGAACCATCGCCGCCTCGATCCACACCCTGATGCGCGGCGGCGGCCTGCTGAGCAACGTCACGGGTTGGGTGCTGAACGACATCCTGGGCATGCTGACCATTGGCCCCTGCCTGCTGGTGCTGTTCAGGGCGAAGCTCTATCTGCGCGAGCGCCCGCTGACCCGCGACGGCGTCCTGTCGATCGTCGCCTGTGGCTTGATGACCGCCGTGGTCTTCGGCCAGACCAAATACCCGATGCTGTTCATGGTGCCGCCGGTCATGTTCCTGGCGGCCTGGCGCCAGGAGGTGCTGGGCGCGGTTCTGGGCGTGGTGCTGGTGGCGGCGATCGCGCTCGTCCTGACCATCGCCGGCCGCGGACCCATCCACCTGATCCTGTCGGGCTCGGCCACCCAGTCGACCATGCTGCAGCTGTTCCTGGCCGTCTCGACCTTCGTCGCCCTGCCGGTGGCCGCCTTCCAGCGTCAGCGCCGCGCGATCATGGCCGAGCTGGTCGAGACCAGCGCCGCCGCCGCACGCAGCGAGGCCCAGTTCCGCCTGCTGGCCGAGAACGCCCTCGACATCATCGCCCACAGCGATCTCCACGGGCAGATGACCTATATTTCGCCAGCGGCGAGGGTCATCGTCGGCTACGAGCCGGAAGAACTGCTCGGCGCGCGCGCGCTCGAGATTCTGCACGACGACGACCGCGCTGAACTCCGCCGTGTCGTCGACGCCCAGCGGAACTCTCCGCGGGGCGTCGCTCCGCCGCCGGCCGAGGCCGTCGAATATCGTGTGTTCCGCAAGGACGGCGCGATGATCTGGCTGGAGGCGCGTCCGACCCTGGTCTGCGATCCTGTGACCGGCGAGCCCACTGGCATCACCGACATCATCCGTGATGTCACCGCCCGAAAGACGCTGGAGCTGGATCTCCGCGCCGCGCGCGCCGAGGCCGAGGCCGCCGCCGCCGTGAAGGGCGAGTTCCTGGCGAACATGAGCCACGAACTGCGCACGCCTCTGACCGCTGTCATCGGCTTCGCCAACCTGGCGGCCGACGAGCCGGATTTGTCGCCCCGCGCGCGCCGATATCTCGACCGCATCGCCACCGGCGGCCAGACCCTGCTGACGACGATCAACGACATTCTAGACTTCTCGCGGCTGGAGTCCGGGCGCATCGCGCTGAATGCCCGCCCGACCAGCGTCGCCGATCTGGTCGCCGAGGTGCTGGAGCTGAGCGGCGCCGACGCCATGGCCAAGGGCCTTGCGCTCGCGGCCGACGGCCTGACGGCGCTGCCGCCTCACGTGATGATCGACCCTGAGCGCGTGCGCCAGGTGCTGGTCAACCTGGTCGGCAACGCGGTGAAGTTCACCGAGACGGGCAAGGTCAGCCTCGCCGTCGTTCACCACGAGAACCGCTTGCGCATCGCCGTGGTCGACACCGGGCGTGGCGTGGCGGCCGAGGATCAGGCGCTGCTGTTCGCGCGCTTCTCCCAGATCGACGCGGCCCTGAACCGCCAGCACGGCGGCGCCGGCCTGGGCCTGGCCATCTCCAAGGGGCTCGTCGAGCTGATGGGCGGCGAGATCGGCGTCGAAAGCGAAGAGGGCCGGGGCGCGCGCTTCTGGTTCGAGATCCCGGCCCATGTCGCCCAGGCCGACGATGAGGAGCAGGCCGAGGACGACATCCCCCTGCCGCCGCCCGGCAGCCGCGTGCTGGTGGTCGACGACAACGCCGGCAACCGCGAGCTGGTCCGCTCGGTGCTGGAAGCCGTCGGAGTGGAGGTCGCCGAGGCGGTGGACGGTGAGGAGGGAGTCGCCGCCGCCGCCGCCGCGCCCTACGACGCCATCCTGATGGACCTGCGGATGCCGCGCCTGGACGGCGTCTCGGCCGCCCTGCGGATCCGGGCAGGGCGGGGACCCAGCGCCGGGGCGCCGATCATCGCCTTCTCGGCCGATGTTCGGATGGGGCCGCTGGACCCGGTCTTCGACGGCGCGACGCCCAAGCCGCTGACCGTGATATCCCTGCTGTCGACCCTGGCCGAGGCGATGAGCGAACCCACGCCCGCCAACGCCTAGCGCTTGCCGACGCCGGGGAACATCGCCACGCCGTCTTCGAAGACGCCCAGATAGCCCAGCTCGCCCAGCAGAGGCGTCAGGTCTTCGACCAAGTCGCCGGAGTGGGGCAGATGGGCCGGGCGGCCGGTCTGGTCGTGCAGGCGATAGACCGTCCACATCTTGCCCTTGGGCGCGGCGGCGCCGGGCTGGATGAACTTGTGCTCCCAGCCGATCAGGGGCGGGACGCGGCCGACCACGATGTCGAACGGGCGGTCTCGGAAGGCCAGGTCCATCTCAATTCGCATGGCCTCGCCGATCCGAGCGTTCACCCAGTCGGCGAACGCTTCCAGGACCGAGGACGCGGACAAGCCTTCCGGATTGGCCACGACATGGTTGCGAGGATGGGCGGTGCTCATGCGGCGCACCCTGCGCCGCCAGATGTCGCGGAAGCGCTAAACTTCTTGGTTCACGAGGGTTTACCCTAAACCCTCGATGTCTCTCGTGAAGCTCAGGCCTCCGCCGCCGCCAGTTCCTCGGCCAGGGTCATCCAGGTCGCTTCGGCCTCGTCCAGCTTGGCCTTGGCGTTGTCGCGGCGCTTGGTCAGCTCGGCCACCTTGGTCGGATTCTTGTAGAGCTGCGGGTCGGCCAACTGGGCTTCCAGCTCGTTCACCTGGCGCGTGGTGCGCATGACCACCTGCTCGGCGGCCTCGATCTTGCGCTTCAGGGGCTCGATGGCGACGGACTTCTTCGGCGCGGAAGCCGCCGGCTCGGGGGCGCGGGCCACCTGGGTCGGCTTCACGGCCTGCTTGGCGCGGTCCAGCACGAACTTGGCGTAGTCGTCCATGTCGCCGTCGAAGGGTTTCACCGTGCCGTCGGCGGCCAGCCACAGGCGGTCGGCGACCAGCTCCATCAGCGAGCGGTCGTGGGTGATCAGGATCACCGCGCCACTGTAATCGTTCAGTGCGTCCAGCAGGGCGCGACGCGAGTCGATGTCCAGGTGGTTCGTCGGTTCGTCGAGGATCAGCATGTGTGGCGCTTCCATCGCCACCATGTTGAGCAGCAGCCGGGCACGCTCGCCGCCCGACAGGTTGGCCACCGTGGTCTCCTGCTTCTCGAAGCCCAGGCCGAACTGGGCCAGTTTCGAGCGGCGCGAGCTCTCCGACGCGTCCGGCATGGCGCGGCGGATGATCTCGAGCGGGGTGTCCACCGGATCCATCGCCTCGATCTGGTGCTGGTGGAACCAGCCGACCTTCATCTTTCGGTCGCGGTGGAATTCGCCCGACTGCACGCCCAGCGCGCCGGCGATCATCTTGGCGAAGGTCGACTTGCCCGCGCCGTTGACGCCCAGCAGGCCGATGCGGTCGTCCAGGTCCATGCGCAGGTTGAGGTTCTTGAGGATCGAGCGGCCTTCCTCATAGCCCACATTCGCCCGTTCCAGGCGGATCAGCGGCGGCGCCAGCGGGCGCGGCGGCGAGGGCAGGGTGAAGGGCGCGACACGCTCCTCGATCGTGGTCGACACCGGCTCCATCTTGGCCAGGCGCTTCATGCGCGACTGGGCCTGGGCGGCCTTCGAGGCCTTGGCCTTGAAGCGGTCGACGAAGGCCTGCAGGTGGGCGCGTTCGGCGTCCTGCTTGGCCTTGGCCGACAGTTGCAGGCGAGCCTTCTCGGCGCGGCGCTTCTCGAAGTCGTCGTAGCCGCCGGTGTAGAGTTCCAGCTTGCCGCCGGCCAGGTGCAGCATGTGCGTACAGCTGTTGTTGAGCAGTTCGCGGTCGTGGCTGACGATCAGGGCCGTGTGCGGGTACTTCTGGAGCCTCGCCTCCAGCCACAGCGCGCCTTCCAGGTCGAGATAGTTGGTTGGTTCGTCCAGCAGCAGCATGTCCGGCTCGGCGAACAGCGCTGCGGCCAGGGCCACGCGCATCCGCCAGCCGCCGGAGAACTCGCTCATCGGACGCGCCAGGTCATCTTGCGTGAAGCCCAGACCCACCAGGATTTCCGAGGCCTTGGCGGGGGCGGCGTCGGAATCGATCTCGATCAGACGCGCCCAGATCTCGCCCATCGCCTCGGGATCGGCCGTCTCCAGCCGTGTCAGCAGGTCGTGGCGCTCCTCGTCGGCCTCCAGCACCGTGTCCAGCAGGGTGAACGGCGTGGCCGGGTGTTCCTGGTCCACCGAGCCGATCCGCGCGGACTTGGGCAGGCTGATCTCGTCGTCGCCGGCGTGCAGCTGGCCCAGGATCAGCTTGAACAGGGTCGACTTGCCCACGCCATTGCGGCCGATCAGACCGACCTTGGCGCCCGGCGGCAGGCTGACGCTGGCATGGTCGAAGAACTTCCGACCCCAGGCGTTGAAGGTCAGGTCACGGATCTGAAGCATTTTATGAAGGTTACGCGTCGGGGTTGGCGGGGAGGAGGCGCCCGGCTATAAGCCCGCAACCTCCTAATCCACAACTTTTCTGTGAGATCACTCCGTGACCGAACGCACCTTCTCGATCATCAAGCCGGACGCCACCCGTCGTAACCTGACCGGCGCCATCAATGCGGTGATCGAGGCCGCTGGCCTGCGCATCGTCGCTCAGCGCCGCGTGCGCCTGACCGAAGACCAAGCCAAGAAGTTCTATGAAGTCCACGCCGAGCGTCCGTTCTACGGCGAACTGGTCGGCCAGATGATCGCCGAACCGGTTGTCGTGCAGGTCCTGGAAGCCGAAGGCGCTGTTGCCAAGTATCGCGACGTCATGGGCGCCACCAACCCGAAGGACGCCGCCGAAGGCACCATCCGCAAGCTGTTCGCCCTGTCGATCGGCGAAAACTCGGTCCACGGTTCGGACAGCCTGGAGAACGCCGCGATCGAAATCGCCCAGTTCTTCACGGACGACCAAATCGTCGGCTAAGGCGCTCAGCCTTACCAACGCATCGAGGCCGGCGGGGCGATCCGCCGGCCTTTTTGTTTGGCCGATGCGGAAGGTTGTCTGACGAGCGAAGGTCGCTTTAGGGTGGATCGACGTGTTGCGGAGCTAAGCGTTCGGTGGGGTAGGGATGACGATTGGCCGAGGTCTCGCGGCTAGCCTGCTGGCCGCCGGGTTGCTGGTGAGCCCGGCCATGGCCGCCGCGCCCAAGCCTTGGGGTGACTTGGTCGTCAATCCGCAGGGCACAGGGCGATGGCTGCGAGCCGAGAGCGATCACGTCATTGTCTATACCGATGAGGGCCCGGAGATCGCGCGCCGAACGGCGGAGGACGTCGAGGCCCTGGATCGCGTCCTGCGGACGCTCTACGGCAAGCTGGACGCGCCGCCGCCGCGCAAGTTTCCGATCTATCTGGTGAAGGCGCCCAAGCGCAACGACATCATCAATCCGGACTATCGGCGCTTCATTCCCGACGCCATGATCTCCGCAGTGTCGGTCGATGTCGCCGAACCGGATGACATCTTCGCCATCGTGGTCCGCGACAGCTTTTCCTTCCATAAGGTAGTCGACGAGACGCTGGGCGACGACGGGGTGCTGGGCGCCTATGCGCTGCACTTCTTCAGCGAGAACTTTCCCT contains the following coding sequences:
- a CDS encoding MASE1 domain-containing protein; translated protein: MVDLPKIGSKTDDNLAATLLAAVGVAFGFAGLAYLCVEIPRAYDHVTPIWLSNGFLAACLLSSPTRRWPALVVGALLGALAAGAHAGDRPTLNAILTTLNVSQGLMAAVAVRRMTGEAIDLGRPRDMLAFVLLGGFLAPTILGTIAASIHTLMRGGGLLSNVTGWVLNDILGMLTIGPCLLVLFRAKLYLRERPLTRDGVLSIVACGLMTAVVFGQTKYPMLFMVPPVMFLAAWRQEVLGAVLGVVLVAAIALVLTIAGRGPIHLILSGSATQSTMLQLFLAVSTFVALPVAAFQRQRRAIMAELVETSAAAARSEAQFRLLAENALDIIAHSDLHGQMTYISPAARVIVGYEPEELLGARALEILHDDDRAELRRVVDAQRNSPRGVAPPPAEAVEYRVFRKDGAMIWLEARPTLVCDPVTGEPTGITDIIRDVTARKTLELDLRAARAEAEAAAAVKGEFLANMSHELRTPLTAVIGFANLAADEPDLSPRARRYLDRIATGGQTLLTTINDILDFSRLESGRIALNARPTSVADLVAEVLELSGADAMAKGLALAADGLTALPPHVMIDPERVRQVLVNLVGNAVKFTETGKVSLAVVHHENRLRIAVVDTGRGVAAEDQALLFARFSQIDAALNRQHGGAGLGLAISKGLVELMGGEIGVESEEGRGARFWFEIPAHVAQADDEEQAEDDIPLPPPGSRVLVVDDNAGNRELVRSVLEAVGVEVAEAVDGEEGVAAAAAAPYDAILMDLRMPRLDGVSAALRIRAGRGPSAGAPIIAFSADVRMGPLDPVFDGATPKPLTVISLLSTLAEAMSEPTPANA
- a CDS encoding ABC-F family ATP-binding cassette domain-containing protein, producing the protein MLQIRDLTFNAWGRKFFDHASVSLPPGAKVGLIGRNGVGKSTLFKLILGQLHAGDDEISLPKSARIGSVDQEHPATPFTLLDTVLEADEERHDLLTRLETADPEAMGEIWARLIEIDSDAAPAKASEILVGLGFTQDDLARPMSEFSGGWRMRVALAAALFAEPDMLLLDEPTNYLDLEGALWLEARLQKYPHTALIVSHDRELLNNSCTHMLHLAGGKLELYTGGYDDFEKRRAEKARLQLSAKAKQDAERAHLQAFVDRFKAKASKAAQAQSRMKRLAKMEPVSTTIEERVAPFTLPSPPRPLAPPLIRLERANVGYEEGRSILKNLNLRMDLDDRIGLLGVNGAGKSTFAKMIAGALGVQSGEFHRDRKMKVGWFHQHQIEAMDPVDTPLEIIRRAMPDASESSRRSKLAQFGLGFEKQETTVANLSGGERARLLLNMVAMEAPHMLILDEPTNHLDIDSRRALLDALNDYSGAVILITHDRSLMELVADRLWLAADGTVKPFDGDMDDYAKFVLDRAKQAVKPTQVARAPEPAASAPKKSVAIEPLKRKIEAAEQVVMRTTRQVNELEAQLADPQLYKNPTKVAELTKRRDNAKAKLDEAEATWMTLAEELAAAEA
- a CDS encoding peptidase inhibitor I78 — its product is MRVISGIGAAMALGLVLASCSSAPEPAPPPPPSTPTAPPAIALPAKPPASSSEAAKDQCGLKDAQAFVGKPRTSLPAPVDPSRWRVACTTCPVTMDYRADRLNILFNADTGVVQEVKCG
- a CDS encoding DNA polymerase III subunit chi codes for the protein MTAAPCEVWFYHLERSPLEAVLPELLEKTLGRGWKALVRGGDPRRMEALDQHLWTWREDSFLPHGLASEPMAERQPVLLTAEDGNPNAGDALFLIDGAEPGDLAGVSRCILLFDGRDDQALAMARGRWSVFKKAGHPVSYWRQGAERGWEKQA
- the ndk gene encoding nucleoside-diphosphate kinase, whose protein sequence is MTERTFSIIKPDATRRNLTGAINAVIEAAGLRIVAQRRVRLTEDQAKKFYEVHAERPFYGELVGQMIAEPVVVQVLEAEGAVAKYRDVMGATNPKDAAEGTIRKLFALSIGENSVHGSDSLENAAIEIAQFFTDDQIVG